Proteins encoded within one genomic window of Gammaproteobacteria bacterium:
- a CDS encoding AraC family transcriptional regulator encodes MPTDQQVSRINDVLYHIHQDISQELPAGELAAIAAYSEQHFHRLFKTVVGESVHGYIRRTRLEYAANQLMFDSNCSVLDIATKSGFSSVSSFSRAFKSIFTMAPGQWRCNEQQWHDFACFDDSEIAANYQRMDSLVVPNCELLELPPRHVAYVRHQGYDRSIKGAWQTLKAWSNEQERDFSQQFGLHHSNPAWVELKHCRYVACLAIDSPIQRRGVVNSMTIPGGLYAVFKLEGKYGELLPQLSNIWQRWLPSSGFKMLSTPSYVHYHQNQFLSEDEKYQLDFCLPISLYK; translated from the coding sequence TTGCCCACTGACCAACAAGTTTCACGGATTAATGATGTTTTATACCATATTCATCAAGATATCAGTCAGGAATTGCCAGCTGGTGAACTTGCGGCTATTGCAGCTTATTCAGAGCAACATTTCCATCGTTTGTTTAAAACAGTGGTCGGCGAATCTGTCCACGGCTACATTCGGCGTACTCGGCTTGAGTATGCCGCAAATCAATTAATGTTCGACAGCAACTGCTCTGTTTTAGACATTGCAACAAAGTCGGGCTTTTCTTCGGTTTCATCATTTAGCAGGGCGTTTAAATCAATCTTTACCATGGCCCCGGGCCAGTGGCGTTGCAATGAACAACAATGGCACGATTTTGCCTGTTTCGACGACAGTGAAATAGCAGCAAACTATCAGCGCATGGATAGCCTAGTGGTTCCTAACTGTGAATTACTCGAATTGCCACCACGCCATGTTGCTTATGTTCGTCATCAGGGCTACGACCGCTCGATTAAAGGGGCATGGCAAACGTTAAAGGCTTGGTCTAATGAACAAGAGCGGGACTTCTCGCAGCAGTTTGGCTTACATCACTCTAATCCTGCATGGGTTGAGCTTAAGCATTGTCGCTATGTAGCCTGTTTGGCGATTGACTCACCCATTCAACGCCGAGGCGTCGTTAATAGCATGACAATCCCCGGTGGGCTGTATGCGGTCTTTAAACTTGAAGGTAAATACGGCGAACTATTGCCACAACTGAGTAATATTTGGCAGCGTTGGTTACCCAGTTCTGGGTTTAAAATGTTATCAACCCCGTCTTATGTTCATTATCACCAGAACCAGTTCTTGAGTGAAGATGAAAAATATCAGTTAGATTTTTGCTTGCCGATTTCGTTGTATAAATAG
- a CDS encoding nucleotide-binding protein, which translates to MRIDIELGRWELSRTHWAIKDEAIFDILLSHGYINQQQLDASRQLKEPEPRVVEQSQIIDGEFNISQVFIVHGHDEIAKLDVARFVSGLGLEPIILHMQASSGMTIIEKIERYSNVGFGIVLYTPCDVGQKVGDLTGQHRARQNVVFEHGYLIGKLGRPRVTAVVKGEVETPNDISGVVYVGMDEAGTWQEQLKLEMRGAGYHV; encoded by the coding sequence ATGCGAATTGATATAGAGCTTGGTCGGTGGGAGCTATCTCGAACTCACTGGGCTATTAAGGATGAGGCTATTTTTGACATCCTACTTAGTCACGGCTACATAAATCAACAGCAATTAGATGCTTCTCGACAGTTAAAAGAACCAGAACCTCGAGTTGTAGAGCAAAGTCAAATTATCGACGGTGAATTTAATATCTCGCAAGTATTTATTGTGCATGGACATGATGAAATAGCCAAACTTGATGTCGCCAGATTCGTATCTGGCTTAGGGCTAGAACCAATTATTCTTCATATGCAGGCTAGTTCTGGGATGACGATAATTGAAAAAATTGAGCGTTACTCGAATGTTGGTTTTGGTATTGTTTTATATACACCGTGCGACGTAGGACAAAAAGTTGGAGACTTGACTGGCCAACATAGAGCTCGCCAAAATGTAGTGTTTGAGCACGGCTACTTAATCGGTAAGTTGGGACGCCCTAGAGTAACGGCGGTAGTTAAAGGTGAAGTGGAAACGCCAAATGATATCAGCGGAGTAGTCTATGTAGGTATGGATGAGGCAGGAACTTGGCAAGAACAGCTAAAACTTGAGATGCGTGGTGCTGGTTACCATGTATAA
- a CDS encoding PLP-dependent aminotransferase family protein, which translates to MQLAKSLQQIKPSYIREILSASNAPGVISLAGGLPDDATFPLALMAKSLSQLPEKTALFQYGNTAGYQPLLDFFTERYQLPTTHDAIVCTGSQQGLDLISRAFLNPGDTVVMEAPSYLGALQVFGLAQANIVSISQNDQGPDLAELEKCFAQSKVTMFYAVPDFHNPTGVCWSLSVRQKVAQLCQQYQVALIEDVPYRELRFTGQELPLVSSFCPDNSLVLRSFSKIATPGIRLGLVTGRSDWIEPLNRIKQGADLHSSQPMQAVLLDLLQHQGFDQHLANLRDLYQSRYLALTEHIKQKLPQCQFNAVDGGMFIWLSLPPCDVFALAQAALEQGVAVVPSTVFYQERTGVEPALRLNFTNATAQELGEAIDRLAKVIAKI; encoded by the coding sequence ATGCAATTAGCCAAATCATTACAGCAAATAAAACCGTCTTATATCCGTGAAATTCTTAGCGCATCGAATGCACCTGGAGTGATTTCGTTGGCCGGTGGTTTACCCGACGATGCAACGTTTCCTTTAGCGTTGATGGCTAAATCACTTTCGCAATTACCTGAGAAAACGGCTTTGTTTCAATATGGCAATACCGCAGGTTATCAGCCGTTACTCGACTTTTTCACCGAGCGATATCAATTACCTACGACTCACGATGCCATTGTTTGTACCGGTTCTCAGCAAGGATTAGATTTAATTTCTCGCGCATTTCTTAACCCCGGTGATACTGTAGTAATGGAAGCGCCTAGCTACCTTGGTGCGTTGCAGGTATTTGGTTTAGCACAGGCAAATATTGTAAGTATTTCTCAAAACGATCAAGGGCCGGACTTAGCTGAGCTAGAAAAATGTTTTGCACAAAGTAAAGTAACGATGTTTTACGCGGTGCCAGACTTCCATAACCCAACAGGGGTTTGTTGGTCACTTAGCGTTCGTCAAAAAGTGGCGCAACTGTGTCAACAATATCAGGTGGCTTTAATTGAAGATGTGCCTTATCGCGAATTAAGATTTACCGGTCAAGAGTTGCCGTTAGTCTCAAGCTTTTGCCCTGATAACTCGTTAGTATTACGTTCATTTTCTAAAATAGCGACCCCAGGCATTCGTTTAGGATTAGTGACTGGTCGCTCCGATTGGATTGAGCCGCTAAACCGCATTAAACAAGGGGCTGATTTACACTCGAGCCAGCCAATGCAGGCGGTGTTACTTGATTTGTTACAGCACCAAGGCTTTGATCAGCATTTAGCGAACCTGCGCGACCTTTATCAATCACGTTACCTCGCATTAACCGAGCACATTAAACAGAAATTACCACAGTGTCAGTTTAATGCGGTTGATGGCGGCATGTTTATTTGGTTGTCGTTGCCACCGTGTGACGTGTTTGCCTTAGCACAAGCAGCACTTGAACAAGGTGTGGCGGTTGTGCCAAGCACTGTATTTTATCAAGAGCG